The Roseovarius sp. EL26 genome has a window encoding:
- the pncB gene encoding nicotinate phosphoribosyltransferase, which produces MVDIATRVWNHKWKIDPIVRSLIDTDFYKLLMCQSVFRNKPDTQVTFSLINRSKSIRLAELVDEGELREQLDHIRSLSLSRGESTWLRGNTFYGKRQMFTPEFMEWFEQLRLPPYHLEKRDGQYELTFEGSWPEVMMWEIPALAVLMELRSRAVLHDMKRFELQVLYARAMTKLWEKVDQLRPIEGLNIADFGTRRRHSFLWQDWCVQAMTEGLGTKFKGTSNCLIAKNRDLEAIGTNAHELPMVYAALAKDDATLAQAPYDVLSDWHDEHDGNLRIILPDTYGSQGFFDNAPDWLAGWTGIRIDSGDPATGAETAINWWKSQGEDPKQKRIIFSDGLDTAKIIELHNQFDGRVQTSFGWGTLMTNDFRGLTTDDSLSPFSLVCKAVKANGQPTVKLSDNPNKAMGPDDQIARYKKVFKVGEQDKLEVVV; this is translated from the coding sequence ATGGTCGATATCGCCACCCGCGTGTGGAACCACAAATGGAAGATCGACCCGATTGTCAGGTCTTTGATCGACACGGATTTCTATAAACTGCTGATGTGCCAGTCGGTGTTTCGCAACAAACCCGACACGCAGGTCACATTTTCCCTGATCAACCGGAGCAAATCCATTCGTCTGGCCGAACTGGTCGACGAGGGCGAATTGCGCGAGCAGCTGGATCATATCAGGTCCCTGTCACTCAGCCGGGGCGAAAGCACTTGGCTGCGCGGCAACACGTTCTATGGCAAACGCCAGATGTTCACGCCTGAATTCATGGAGTGGTTTGAGCAACTCAGACTGCCGCCCTACCACCTTGAGAAACGCGATGGTCAGTATGAGCTCACGTTTGAAGGCTCCTGGCCCGAGGTCATGATGTGGGAAATCCCCGCCTTGGCGGTGTTGATGGAGCTGCGTTCGCGCGCTGTGCTACATGACATGAAACGTTTTGAACTGCAGGTGCTCTATGCCCGCGCCATGACCAAGCTGTGGGAAAAGGTCGATCAACTGCGCCCGATCGAGGGGTTGAACATCGCCGATTTCGGCACCCGGCGGCGGCATTCATTCCTATGGCAAGACTGGTGCGTGCAGGCAATGACCGAAGGCTTGGGGACAAAGTTCAAGGGGACATCAAACTGTCTGATTGCCAAGAACCGCGATCTTGAGGCGATCGGCACCAACGCACATGAATTGCCTATGGTTTACGCCGCATTGGCCAAAGACGATGCCACCTTAGCGCAGGCCCCCTACGATGTTCTCTCCGATTGGCACGATGAACACGACGGCAACTTGCGCATTATCCTACCCGACACCTATGGCAGTCAGGGCTTTTTTGACAATGCACCCGACTGGCTCGCTGGTTGGACTGGCATTCGCATCGACAGCGGCGATCCCGCCACCGGTGCGGAAACCGCGATCAACTGGTGGAAATCGCAGGGCGAAGACCCCAAGCAAAAACGCATCATCTTTTCCGATGGGTTGGATACAGCCAAGATCATCGAGCTACACAACCAGTTTGATGGCCGGGTCCAAACCTCGTTCGGTTGGGGTACGTTGATGACCAATGATTTCCGCGGCCTGACGACGGACGATTCCCTCTCGCCTTTCAGTCTGGTTTGCAAAGCGGTCAAAGCCAACGGGCAACCCACCGTCAAACTGTCTGACAACCCAAACAAAGCCATGGGCCCCGACGATCAGATCGCGCGTTACAAAAAGGTGTTCAAAGTCGGCGAACAGGACAAATTGGAGGTCGTGGTGTAA
- a CDS encoding DUF6525 family protein, protein MNRNLGATRLKRRRRAGDPMQAYDRLPPELRSWLSTAARPWSPRSCAKIWDKAQREGLSPMQIVDRLAQSEVRALTRDALQF, encoded by the coding sequence ATGAACAGAAATTTAGGCGCGACGCGGCTCAAGCGTCGGCGGCGCGCGGGTGACCCAATGCAAGCCTATGATCGTCTGCCTCCAGAACTCCGCTCATGGCTGAGCACCGCAGCACGTCCATGGTCACCCCGGTCCTGCGCCAAGATCTGGGACAAAGCCCAGCGCGAAGGCTTGTCGCCTATGCAAATCGTGGACCGGTTGGCGCAAAGCGAAGTACGAGCCCTGACGCGCGACGCGCTTCAATTCTGA
- a CDS encoding ABC transporter substrate-binding protein has product MKTSAFAFGLSVIAGSALAETTVQSCDREVTFKTPPKAAISNDVNLTEMMLVLGLADRMVGYTGISGWKTLDEEMRHGIDALPELSAKYPSKEVLVGADADFFFAGWNYGMKVGGEVTPETLAPFDIKVYELTESCIHIGEKAKVSMNDMYNDLMNLGKIFAVEDKAAELVDGYKAELADFTASLNTGDNALRVFVYDSGEDTPFTAGRYAMPTALIEAAGGRNIMDDFEKSWATVTWEEVVERNPEVVVIVNYGNVTAEEKRAFMMNNPAFADIDAVKNDRFVVLEYVEATPGPRNIKAVQKLAQGFWGK; this is encoded by the coding sequence ATGAAAACATCCGCTTTCGCTTTTGGCCTGTCCGTTATTGCCGGATCAGCCCTTGCCGAAACCACCGTTCAAAGCTGTGACCGCGAGGTCACTTTTAAGACTCCACCCAAGGCCGCCATTTCAAACGATGTCAACCTGACCGAAATGATGCTGGTTCTGGGCCTTGCGGATCGCATGGTCGGTTACACCGGCATTTCTGGTTGGAAAACGCTGGACGAAGAGATGCGCCATGGCATCGACGCCTTGCCAGAGCTGTCCGCTAAATACCCCTCCAAAGAGGTTCTGGTCGGTGCCGATGCCGACTTCTTCTTCGCAGGCTGGAACTATGGCATGAAAGTCGGCGGCGAGGTCACCCCCGAAACCCTCGCCCCGTTTGATATCAAGGTCTACGAGCTAACCGAAAGCTGCATCCACATCGGAGAAAAAGCCAAGGTCAGCATGAATGACATGTACAACGACCTGATGAACCTCGGCAAAATCTTTGCCGTCGAAGATAAAGCCGCAGAATTGGTTGATGGTTACAAGGCTGAGTTGGCAGACTTTACCGCATCCCTGAACACGGGCGACAACGCCCTGCGCGTCTTCGTCTACGACAGCGGCGAAGACACCCCCTTTACTGCCGGGCGCTACGCCATGCCAACCGCTCTGATCGAAGCGGCAGGCGGCCGGAACATCATGGATGACTTTGAAAAAAGCTGGGCTACCGTCACATGGGAAGAGGTGGTCGAACGCAATCCCGAGGTTGTGGTGATCGTGAACTACGGCAATGTCACTGCCGAAGAAAAGCGCGCCTTCATGATGAACAACCCGGCCTTCGCTGATATCGACGCGGTGAAAAATGACCGCTTCGTCGTTTTGGAATATGTCGAGGCCACCCCCGGCCCACGCAACATCAAGGCCGTTCAGAAACTCGCCCAAGGGTTCTGGGGCAAATAA
- a CDS encoding response regulator transcription factor, producing MAKILIVDDDPQIRDVLRITLKQAGHEVSEAGDGAEGLAKARNGNIDLIVLDIGLPEMDGLQVCRRLREDVETPVLFLTARDDEIDRVLAFELGGDDYVSKPFSPRELAARIKAILKRVGPEPAKSGLSRGVLKLDPERHLCTVSGESLALTGREMDLLAHLMARPEHVATKAQLVDAVYGPSFHISDRTLDSHLRNLRAKLTKAGCHEAIETVHGVGIRMGACQSR from the coding sequence GTGGCTAAAATATTGATTGTCGATGACGACCCGCAGATTCGGGATGTGTTGCGTATCACGCTGAAACAGGCAGGGCATGAGGTGAGCGAGGCCGGAGATGGGGCAGAAGGATTGGCCAAGGCCCGCAATGGCAATATCGATCTGATCGTGCTGGACATTGGCCTGCCAGAGATGGATGGGCTACAGGTCTGTCGCCGCTTGCGTGAAGATGTCGAAACGCCGGTGCTGTTTTTGACTGCACGCGACGACGAGATCGACCGGGTGTTGGCGTTTGAGCTGGGCGGAGATGACTATGTGTCAAAGCCGTTTTCACCACGTGAACTGGCAGCCCGGATTAAGGCGATTTTGAAGCGGGTTGGACCGGAGCCAGCAAAAAGCGGACTGAGCCGCGGCGTGCTGAAGCTGGATCCCGAACGGCACTTGTGTACGGTATCCGGGGAATCCCTGGCCCTGACGGGGCGCGAGATGGATCTGTTGGCGCATCTGATGGCGCGCCCCGAACATGTGGCGACCAAGGCGCAATTGGTGGATGCTGTATACGGCCCGTCGTTTCACATCTCGGACCGGACATTGGACAGCCACCTGCGCAATTTGCGAGCCAAGCTGACCAAGGCGGGATGTCATGAAGCGATTGAAACCGTACACGGGGTCGGGATCAGGATGGGTGCATGTCAAAGCAGATAA
- a CDS encoding TIGR01244 family sulfur transferase, producing MDLRKLTDDVSVSPQITAADVPHIAGAGFRSIMCNRPDGEEPGQPDLCDIEAAAQQEGLAFTCVPIVSGGVGQDDLNAFDKALRDLPKPILAYCRSGTRCTMIWAITQAGRLDGDEIINCADKAGYDVRAVVAQMQRR from the coding sequence ATGGACCTGCGCAAACTCACTGATGACGTCTCGGTATCCCCTCAGATCACGGCTGCGGACGTGCCTCATATCGCCGGGGCTGGCTTTCGCTCGATCATGTGCAACCGCCCTGATGGCGAGGAACCTGGCCAACCTGATTTGTGCGACATTGAAGCCGCCGCACAGCAAGAGGGTCTTGCATTCACCTGCGTGCCCATCGTTTCGGGTGGTGTCGGTCAAGACGACCTTAACGCTTTTGACAAGGCCCTGCGTGATCTGCCCAAACCCATTCTGGCATATTGCCGCAGCGGCACCCGTTGCACGATGATCTGGGCGATCACGCAAGCCGGACGCCTTGATGGGGATGAAATCATCAACTGCGCTGATAAGGCCGGTTATGACGTCCGTGCCGTCGTGGCCCAGATGCAGCGCAGATGA
- a CDS encoding ABC transporter ATP-binding protein: MKAASLKIDQVAFAPHRRSPLLLHETSFDLQAGQVMGVVGPNGAGKTTLLRLIYGFHRPLRGKILIDDISLNALSHRQVARKVAAVLQEQPTDFALTVREIVALGRVPHRQGFARPGQHDAQVIENALDRLGLRNLAGRSLSTLSGGERQRVMVARALAQEPQILVLDEPTNHLDIRHQLEVLQLISELDLTIITSLHDLNLASDICDRILVLKNGQPQGFGHPDDVLQDAIVADTFQVHARREELSISRKPYLSYQLPSTSTQLEELQ, encoded by the coding sequence ATGAAGGCTGCATCACTCAAGATCGATCAGGTCGCGTTCGCCCCCCACCGCCGTAGCCCGCTCTTGCTGCATGAGACAAGCTTTGATCTTCAAGCCGGACAAGTCATGGGCGTAGTGGGCCCCAATGGCGCGGGCAAAACCACGTTGCTACGTCTGATCTATGGCTTCCATCGGCCCTTACGCGGGAAAATCCTGATTGACGACATATCGCTCAATGCGCTGTCCCACCGTCAGGTGGCCCGCAAGGTTGCTGCGGTTCTGCAAGAACAACCCACTGATTTCGCTCTGACCGTGCGCGAAATCGTCGCCTTGGGCCGGGTACCCCATCGCCAGGGATTTGCCCGTCCCGGACAACATGACGCTCAGGTGATCGAGAACGCGCTCGACCGGCTGGGATTGCGCAATCTGGCAGGGCGCAGCCTGTCCACACTGTCGGGCGGTGAACGTCAGCGGGTGATGGTCGCGCGCGCGCTGGCACAGGAACCCCAAATTCTGGTGCTTGATGAACCAACCAACCACCTCGACATCCGCCATCAGCTTGAGGTGCTGCAATTGATCAGCGAGCTGGACCTGACCATCATAACCTCGCTGCACGATCTGAACCTTGCCAGCGATATCTGTGACCGCATTCTCGTCCTCAAAAACGGGCAACCGCAGGGTTTTGGCCATCCTGATGACGTCCTTCAGGATGCCATCGTCGCGGACACCTTTCAGGTTCACGCCCGACGCGAAGAGCTGAGCATCAGTCGCAAGCCCTATCTGTCTTACCAACTTCCATCCACATCGACTCAACTAGAGGAACTTCAATGA
- a CDS encoding GTP-binding protein: MTNTDHRLPVTLLTGFLGAGKTTLLNSLLKDSAAGRVAVVVNEFGEAGLDHDLIETSQDDIVLMQSGCLCCSIRGDLAQTIGDLLARRKSGNVAFDRLVIETTGLANPAPILQTMLVDPALAETLRMDGVVTIVDAAAGPATLDVQFEAVSQIAMADLIVLSKVDLVSKPKAKSFQDRLRKLNQTARIVQATQGKVPVKALFGLNGLRRDVAAAQALDWLTPAKADPLANLSGFAPSTKEPAFSPHDPRIQSVSMVFEEPLKDAAFDLWLDTLIALKGPDILRVKGIVFLEEIDQPFVFHGVQHIFDPPIQLSDWPAGDQTSRIVVIAKDVARAELQRSFDMLRATQISHNTQSETMA, encoded by the coding sequence ATGACAAACACAGACCACCGTCTTCCCGTAACCTTACTCACCGGGTTCCTTGGTGCCGGGAAGACGACCCTCCTCAACTCCCTTCTCAAAGACAGCGCGGCGGGCCGCGTTGCCGTCGTCGTTAATGAATTCGGCGAGGCGGGCCTTGATCATGACCTGATCGAAACCTCGCAAGATGATATCGTGCTGATGCAATCGGGGTGCTTGTGCTGTTCAATCCGTGGCGATCTGGCGCAAACAATTGGCGACCTTCTGGCGCGGCGCAAATCAGGGAACGTGGCATTTGACCGGCTTGTGATTGAAACCACTGGTCTAGCCAACCCTGCCCCAATTTTGCAGACAATGCTGGTTGATCCGGCGCTGGCAGAAACCCTTCGGATGGATGGGGTTGTGACGATCGTAGACGCGGCGGCAGGGCCTGCGACATTAGACGTGCAGTTCGAGGCTGTTTCGCAGATCGCAATGGCGGACCTGATTGTGCTCAGCAAGGTCGATCTGGTTTCAAAACCCAAAGCGAAGTCCTTTCAGGATCGGTTGCGCAAACTGAACCAAACCGCACGCATTGTGCAGGCCACCCAAGGCAAGGTTCCTGTGAAGGCCCTGTTCGGATTGAATGGTTTACGGCGTGATGTAGCTGCCGCGCAAGCGTTAGACTGGCTGACCCCCGCCAAGGCAGACCCGCTGGCCAATCTCTCCGGTTTCGCGCCCTCCACAAAAGAACCGGCTTTTTCGCCACATGACCCACGCATACAATCGGTCTCGATGGTGTTTGAGGAGCCGCTAAAGGACGCCGCCTTTGATCTGTGGCTCGACACGTTGATTGCGCTGAAAGGCCCCGACATCCTGCGGGTTAAGGGCATTGTCTTTCTCGAAGAGATTGACCAGCCCTTCGTTTTCCACGGCGTGCAGCACATCTTTGATCCTCCAATACAGCTAAGTGATTGGCCCGCAGGTGATCAAACTTCACGCATCGTCGTGATTGCCAAAGACGTGGCCCGGGCAGAGCTGCAACGCAGTTTCGACATGCTGCGGGCAACACAAATCAGTCACAACACTCAAAGCGAGACAATGGCATGA
- a CDS encoding ATP-binding protein, translated as MSKQIRQKWRPPLALVIGGTLAVILCLPVIGIGYLRLAGGILGWLETAQLFGLVAAIATLILGFLLWRLVLRPVYALTAHADALKNGRDDTPLPDHFGTPEFSALGRAMQDMATTLQDREAGLRAYTDHVTHELKSPLTSLIGAAELLEGDVDAEDRAQLATTIKQSSQKMDELLKALRRLAAAREPVGRGPVQVAEVVAALSGNIEIELAGDSEVPIDRESLHAVLTHLVQNAAAHGAGKVMITCEERSLRVSDDGPGIAPGNRERIFDPYFTTRREAGGTGMGLAIVRTMLRTVGGDVELVPCQKGAAFRLRFPE; from the coding sequence ATGTCAAAGCAGATAAGACAAAAGTGGCGCCCGCCTTTGGCGCTTGTCATTGGCGGCACCTTGGCGGTGATCTTGTGTCTGCCGGTGATCGGAATTGGATATCTGCGCTTGGCCGGCGGCATCTTGGGCTGGTTGGAAACAGCGCAGCTGTTTGGATTGGTGGCCGCGATTGCGACCCTGATACTGGGGTTTTTACTGTGGCGCTTGGTTTTGCGGCCGGTTTATGCACTGACGGCCCATGCGGATGCGCTTAAAAACGGCCGGGATGATACACCCCTGCCGGATCATTTTGGAACGCCAGAATTCTCTGCGCTGGGTCGCGCAATGCAGGATATGGCGACCACGTTACAAGACCGCGAGGCTGGATTGCGCGCCTATACTGATCATGTGACGCATGAGCTCAAATCCCCCCTGACCAGTTTGATTGGCGCGGCAGAGTTGCTGGAAGGCGATGTTGATGCCGAAGATCGGGCGCAGCTGGCGACGACGATCAAGCAATCGTCACAAAAAATGGATGAACTGCTGAAAGCGCTCAGGCGTTTGGCTGCCGCGCGTGAACCCGTTGGCCGAGGGCCTGTGCAGGTCGCTGAGGTGGTGGCCGCGCTGTCGGGGAATATCGAGATAGAGCTTGCAGGTGATAGCGAGGTGCCGATTGATCGCGAGTCGTTGCATGCGGTGCTGACGCATCTGGTGCAAAACGCAGCGGCTCACGGGGCTGGGAAGGTGATGATCACCTGCGAAGAGCGGTCTTTGCGGGTCTCGGACGACGGGCCGGGAATTGCACCCGGCAATCGGGAGCGGATTTTTGACCCATACTTTACCACACGACGCGAGGCAGGTGGCACCGGCATGGGGTTGGCGATTGTACGTACGATGTTGCGGACCGTTGGGGGGGATGTCGAATTGGTGCCCTGCCAAAAGGGGGCTGCCTTTAGGTTGCGTTTTCCGGAATGA
- a CDS encoding 2-dehydro-3-deoxygalactonokinase, with the protein MTRWIAIGPTGKTVTAYALESGTLVTSATAPTECAALAELEFDAEQTIRIGDGLPARLPAKLTPEDGQSLPGFEQTSPPDIIGGWIRLWCAGFAADKPNWDGVICAISSGISHWIHISANEAISCQSFLSPGLIDAFNGAFPPAGDAMFDSLSRPERLAAHLRQAQVSGNTAAVTGHLIGAELMAARPYWLGQNVILVSDEGTIADGYAIALEMQSVPHSTCKAQDLIPAGLTALGKSLGLFE; encoded by the coding sequence ATGACCCGCTGGATCGCTATCGGCCCAACCGGAAAAACCGTTACTGCCTACGCTTTGGAAAGTGGCACGCTCGTCACGTCCGCAACCGCGCCCACTGAATGCGCGGCACTGGCAGAGCTGGAGTTCGACGCAGAACAAACCATCCGCATCGGCGACGGTCTGCCAGCACGACTGCCGGCAAAACTGACCCCTGAAGACGGCCAAAGCCTGCCGGGTTTCGAACAGACCAGCCCACCCGACATCATTGGCGGCTGGATCCGCTTGTGGTGTGCCGGGTTCGCCGCTGACAAGCCCAACTGGGATGGCGTGATTTGTGCCATTTCAAGCGGGATTAGCCACTGGATCCACATCAGCGCGAACGAGGCGATCAGCTGCCAAAGCTTTCTCAGTCCCGGCCTGATCGATGCTTTCAACGGCGCCTTCCCACCTGCTGGCGATGCGATGTTCGACAGCCTCAGCCGCCCCGAGCGCCTTGCCGCCCATCTGCGTCAGGCGCAAGTTTCAGGCAACACTGCCGCCGTAACCGGCCACCTCATCGGGGCCGAACTGATGGCTGCCCGCCCTTATTGGCTTGGTCAAAACGTTATTTTGGTCTCAGATGAAGGAACCATCGCAGACGGTTACGCCATCGCGCTCGAGATGCAAAGCGTCCCGCACAGCACATGCAAAGCACAAGATCTGATCCCGGCAGGTCTGACCGCGCTGGGCAAGAGTCTGGGGCTTTTCGAGTGA
- a CDS encoding DUF1636 domain-containing protein translates to MSQSCSHRITVCTSCRHKDKTNRPGYELIAQLRAALAAAGDDLPASFDIAEVACMAGCSRPCTVAYHGKNKATYLFGDIEPDHDIADLITFAQQYATLDDGWCSSLDRPGKLRKSTLARIPAAFQALQDSLEKAS, encoded by the coding sequence ATGTCCCAATCCTGTTCTCACCGCATTACGGTTTGCACCTCTTGCCGCCACAAAGACAAGACCAACCGCCCCGGTTATGAGTTGATCGCGCAATTGCGCGCCGCTCTCGCGGCGGCTGGTGACGATTTGCCCGCAAGTTTCGACATTGCCGAAGTGGCCTGTATGGCGGGGTGCAGCCGCCCTTGCACGGTGGCCTATCACGGTAAAAACAAAGCGACCTATCTTTTTGGCGATATAGAGCCTGACCACGACATCGCAGATCTGATCACCTTTGCGCAGCAATACGCTACGCTTGATGACGGCTGGTGTAGTTCACTGGATCGCCCTGGAAAGCTCCGCAAGTCCACACTCGCCCGCATTCCCGCTGCCTTTCAGGCTTTGCAAGACAGCTTGGAGAAAGCCTCATGA